A region of bacterium BMS3Abin08 DNA encodes the following proteins:
- the pbpG gene encoding penicillin-binding protein 2D, producing the protein MLRRLFIACILGILAGVVSGFLFWSLSDLPRIESLEEYSPLEASRVYSSDDKLIAEYYVERRTFVPYYKIPDYVKHAFVAIEDERFYRHHGIDFIGIARALYQDIRAGRIVQGGSTITQQLAKLLFLKPERSLSRKIKEAALSIQIEKRYTKDEIIGLYLNQAYFGTNAYGIEAASRTYFDKPVEDLDISEAALLAAIPRAPSYYSPFRNPEKALRRRNLVLKKMLGLGYITEDQYREAREEPLPEKPHRRHYSAPYFVELIRTKLEEEYSNNLYTTGLKIHTTLDMGMQKTAEKAVLHGIASIEKRVQPGVQAALIAVDLKTGGIKAMVGGTDFWQTQFNRATQALRQPGSAFKPVVYLAALNDGFIPEDTILDEEVGYPTPDNKEVWIPENYEKLYNGKVTLTAALAHSLNSATVCLADMIGIRDIVKTARTLGITNTIHPYLSSAIGASEVTPLEMTYAYAALSEGYRIKPLYIEKIQDRDGLTLRENYPEFKRVIDEGVVDEIRYMLRSVILEGTGRKARIIQRPVYGKTGTTNDYTDAWFVGFDDQLAVGVWVGRDDHTPIGKKETGSRAALPIWIEFMQNYQRS; encoded by the coding sequence AGGCCTCCAGGGTCTACTCATCAGATGACAAACTGATAGCCGAGTATTATGTCGAGAGGCGCACCTTTGTACCCTACTACAAAATCCCGGATTATGTAAAGCATGCCTTCGTGGCCATAGAGGACGAACGTTTTTACCGTCACCACGGCATAGACTTTATAGGAATAGCACGCGCCCTTTATCAGGATATCAGGGCCGGACGTATTGTTCAGGGCGGCAGCACCATTACGCAGCAGCTTGCAAAACTGCTTTTTCTGAAACCTGAAAGGAGCCTCTCCAGGAAGATTAAGGAGGCAGCTCTCTCGATACAGATAGAGAAGAGATATACCAAGGACGAGATCATCGGTCTGTACCTGAACCAGGCATACTTCGGCACCAACGCCTACGGGATTGAGGCAGCATCCCGCACCTACTTCGACAAGCCTGTTGAAGATCTCGACATTTCAGAGGCTGCACTCCTTGCAGCCATCCCAAGGGCCCCGTCCTATTATTCACCTTTCAGGAATCCTGAAAAGGCACTCCGGAGAAGGAACCTGGTACTTAAAAAGATGCTCGGCCTTGGCTATATAACAGAGGATCAATACAGGGAAGCCCGGGAAGAGCCGTTACCTGAGAAGCCTCACAGAAGGCACTACAGCGCCCCTTACTTTGTTGAACTCATAAGGACCAAACTGGAAGAGGAATACTCAAACAACCTCTACACCACCGGCCTCAAGATACATACAACCCTGGATATGGGGATGCAGAAGACAGCGGAAAAGGCAGTGCTTCACGGGATAGCGTCCATTGAAAAAAGGGTTCAGCCAGGCGTACAGGCCGCCCTTATAGCAGTGGACTTAAAGACCGGGGGCATCAAGGCCATGGTGGGTGGAACCGACTTCTGGCAGACCCAGTTCAACCGTGCCACGCAGGCCCTCAGGCAGCCCGGGTCCGCATTCAAACCGGTGGTTTACCTTGCAGCATTAAATGATGGGTTTATCCCTGAGGACACCATCCTTGACGAAGAAGTCGGCTATCCCACCCCGGACAACAAAGAAGTCTGGATACCCGAAAACTACGAAAAACTCTACAACGGAAAAGTAACCCTCACAGCGGCCCTTGCCCACAGCCTCAATTCAGCAACCGTCTGCCTTGCGGATATGATCGGCATAAGAGATATTGTAAAAACCGCAAGGACTCTCGGAATCACAAACACAATCCACCCCTACCTGTCTTCTGCAATCGGTGCCTCGGAGGTCACCCCCCTTGAGATGACCTATGCCTATGCGGCACTCTCTGAGGGGTATAGGATAAAACCCCTTTACATCGAGAAGATCCAGGACAGGGACGGCCTCACTCTCAGGGAGAACTACCCCGAATTCAAACGGGTGATCGATGAAGGTGTGGTAGACGAGATCAGATACATGCTCCGTTCAGTGATCCTTGAAGGTACGGGACGGAAGGCACGCATAATCCAGAGGCCGGTTTACGGAAAAACAGGCACCACCAACGACTACACCGATGCCTGGTTTGTTGGCTTTGACGACCAGCTTGCGGTTGGGGTATGGGTCGGCAGGGACGACCACACACCCATCGGGAAGAAGGAGACAGGCTCCCGCGCCGCCCTTCCCATATGGATAGAGTTCATGCAGAACTACC